From one Esox lucius isolate fEsoLuc1 chromosome 11, fEsoLuc1.pri, whole genome shotgun sequence genomic stretch:
- the LOC117595295 gene encoding stonustoxin subunit beta-like: protein LDPNTVNRFLSLSEENRKVTWRREEQPYPDHPERFEDWPQVLCREGLSGRCYWEVERSGRVAEIGVTYKGINRRGYGDDCCLGYNDKSWILDCDDDRYSVCHNKKTTDIPVTSSDSHRVGVYLDWPAGTLSFYRVFSNILTHLYTFNTTFTEPLYPGFRVYSYSSVSLCQMVPVSNTT, encoded by the coding sequence ctggacccaaacacagtaaacagattcctctctctgtctgaggagaacagaaaggtgacatggaggagagaggagcagccgtatcctgatcacccagagagatttgaggactggccacaggtgttgtgtagagagggtctgtctggacgctgttactgggaggtagagaggagtgggagagtgGCTGAgataggagtgacatataaaggaatcaacaggagaggaTATGGTGATGACTGTTGTCTTGGatacaatgacaagtcctggatTCTGGACTGTGATGATGACCGTTACTCTGTCTGTCACAATAAGAAGACAACTGacatacctgtcacctcctcagactcccacagagtaggagtgtatctggactggccagccggcactctgtccttctacagggtcttCTCAAACAtactgacccacctgtacacattcaacaccacattcactgagcccctctatccagggtttagggtttattcttactcctcagtgtctctgtgtcagatggtccctgtgtcaaacacaacatga